The Haloplanus natans DSM 17983 DNA segment TGCCCGGTCACGACGACGGCGTCACTCATCGGCAAGAAGTGGCATCCCGTGATCATTCATCGACTCCTCGAACACGGACCGAGCGGATTCAACGAACTCAAAGCCGATGTCGACGGCATTTCGAGCAAAGTCCTCTCGAGTAGTCTCGATGACCTCGAGGAGAAGCAGATCGTCGACCGCGAAATCATCAGCGAAAAACCGGTGCGGGTGCAGTACTCGCTCACGAAACACGGTCGGTCGCTCGAGCCGGTGATCTTTTCGATGCGTGACTGGGGGCTCGAACATCTCACGGAACCCGACGAAGACGAGTCGTCGGTCGCGTAGGGATCTCCGGAATTACGCAAGCAGGCATGGTCGAGTCGTGCCCGACACGGTCGGTTGTTTTCCTGCCGCATTCTCACCACGAGTCGGCCACTCACGGTGATCGGCGACTCACTGGGTTACACGTGCGTTACTTGTTGAGCCCGCGGTTGTCCGAGATTCATTACGGGTAGAAACTAAGTTTCGGGTAGATATGGCAATCGATGACATTGACAGGCGCACGCTCCTCCGTCTCGGTGGGGTCGCAGCCATCGGCGCACTAGCGGGTTGTAACAGTCAGCAAGGCTCCGAGGCAACCTCGACGGCGACGACGACTCCCACGTCGACCGCAACGGCGACGGAAGCATCTGGAACCAACCCCCCCGGTGCGGATCAACTCGGAGGACCCGACGACCTCCAGTCGTCGGCGACGGTGGAAGCGACGATGCTTTCGTCCGACCAGGGCGCCGGCCAGCACGTGAACACGCCGGCCGTCGTCTGGGTCGAACAGGGCGCGACCGTGACGTGGAACATCGCCGAGGGCTCGCACTCGATTACGGCGTACCATCCGGACTTCGACCGGTCACTCCGGATTCCAGAGGGGGCGACGGCCTTCGATTCCGGGATTCTTTCCGCAGGAGAATCCTTCGAACACACCTTCGACACGCCGGGCGTCTACAATTACTTCTGTCGCCCGCACGAAGGACTCGGAATGGTCGGTCTCGTCGTCGTCGGGCAACCGCAGGAAGGCCCGGGAACGACGACCACTGCCGACATCGAACTGAGCGCTGCCGCCCAGTCGCTCACCCGCCTCCTCGACGTGGCGGGCATCGTCGCTAGTGAGGGTGGAACGACGAACGCCTACGCGTGGCAGGACGCCACGTGGGACTCATACTGGTACTCGCTGTACAACATGAGTACCAACATCGCCATGAGCGGCAACGGCGTCCAGTTCCCGCACAACGACGCCCAGCGGCAACAGTTCGAACAGCGAGTGCCGGCGATGCTCCAGCATGCGGATGTCGACAAACCCCCGATCAAGAATCCCAACCTGAACATGGCTGCGTTCACGGAGGGTGATCCCCACTTCACTCAAAAGCCTGTCTTCGACTCGGGCGACGGCCGCCCCGACGCGTCGACCCTGCAGTGGGACATGTCGAAGTCCTCGAAGGTCGTGAGCCCCTCCTCGGTCGCGTGGACGCATCTCAAAGGTGTGACGTGGGCGAAGAACTTCCAGAAACACTTCGAGACGCTTCCACCGGGAATTGCGGCGAAGTTCCGCGCGCAGATGCTCACCACCCTCGCCCAGATCGGGACGAACGCGACGCTCATCGCCGGCGGTCCGGACGGCAATGGAGCGCTCACGAAAGGCGACTCGCTCGAACTCGTCTCCGAGTTCCGACCGAGTGACGGCACGGTCGTCGACGACACGGCCCGGCCCAACCACCACTCGGCGATGCTCTGGTTCCTGTCGGATCTCACGAGTCTCGCCCAAAACGGGTGGTTCGGCTACGTGAACCCGGAACCGCTGATTCCGAACGGAAAGATCCAGCAACTGGCCGACGGGATGGCGCAGACGACGATGAACCTCTTCGATCCCTCGGATGTCGCCGACATGGGGTCGACCCGGGACCTCGGCCAGATGCTCGGTGCCGTCGGCTGGTACGGAACGCACGCCGGAAGCGACGAGCTGCGTGCTGCCGCCGCGAGCTACGCCGACGATCTGGCGGCTGAGGTCGACGCCCACCTCGAGGGCAACGGACACGTGGCCGACGGCGTGGCCAATGGGGCGGCGACGCAGGGCGCGGTCGGACAGGGGCTCCTCTGGGCCTCCCAGATCGACGGCGTCGATCACCGCGACACCGCGGAGGCCGTCCTCGGCTACCTGCTCGACGAACTCTGGGACGAGGACGCAGGCACCTTCGCCACCGGAACCGACGCGTCCACCTACCGAATCACGTCGCGTGACGCGGGCGACGTGACTGGCGGCCTCAACGCCGCCGACGCACTTCTCGATCTCGACGTGCAGGAGGTGTACGCCCGCTACTTCAACGGGACGTTCAACCGCGGGCGACTGCAACGGGCCGAACGTCCGAACAGCCGCGACGAGGGTGCCGAGTTCACGCTCCCCCTCCCGCCGGCTGCCGGCGGCGAGTACGGACAGGCCGCCGTGTACAACGACGCCGTCGAGTACGATACCGGCGCCGACGAGTGGTCGGTCGTCGACGACACGTTCACTACGTCGTGGGCACTGTACACCGCGAATCAGGACATCTGGATCGGCAACTGGGCAGGCGACTTCTTCCAGGGTCGCGGCGTGCCCGGCCGGAGCGACCAGCCGCCCGAGGGGGCCTGATCGCGATGCTCCCCGAAGGCACCGCCGCACCGGAGTTCACGTTGCCCGGAACCGCGATGGACCGAGACGCGATCGAGATGTCGACGTACTCGCTTGCCGACGCGCTCCAGCGAGGGCCGGTGATCATCAACTTCTATCTCTTCGATTTCCACCCGGAGTGCACCGAACACATGTGCTCGCTCCACGATCTGCTGTGGTTCGACCTCGACGACCGAGTGACGGTGTTCGGTATCTCCACGGATCGGTCGTTCAGCCATCGAGCGTTCGCGGAGACGGAGGAACTGGCCTTCGCCCTCCTCTCGGATAGCGACGGGAGCGTCGCCGAATCCTACGACGTGTTCTACGAGGAGTTCGACGGCCACAAACGGATCGCGAAGCGTTCGGTCTTCGTCGTCGACACCGACGGGACGATTCGGTACGCGTGGAGCACCGACGATCCCACCGCGCAACCGGACTTCTCGGCGGTCAAGGACACACTCGAAAGATTGCAGATCGCCCGCGCCGACGACTGATCAGGGGTCGGTGTTGACCCTTTCGAACCTGTAACTCAGCGAATAATCAGTCCCCAGTCGCCAGTTCGATCCACCACTCTCGGCCGAACGGGTCGTCGTATGCGATGTCGAGGCGGTCGTACACGACCCGCGGAATGCCGATGTCGGCGAGAACGAGCTGTCCCGGACAGGTTCGTAGTCCCGTCTTCGGTACGGCGAGCGTGACCGTCGTCTCCGGGTGGACGGCTGCCCCGAGTGTCTCGCCGGTCGTGGCGTCGATACCGGAGGGCACGTCGAGGGAGACGACTCTCGATCCGCGTCGGTTCGTTTCCTCGACGAGGCCCCGTGCCGGATCGCGGATCGGGCCGTCGAGGCCGTAACCGATGAGCGCGTCGACGACCACGCCGATTCGATCGAACGCAGCCAGTTCTTCGACGCCGCTCGTGACCGACACGTCCGTCGCGTCGAGAATCCCATACTGCTGTGCCGCGGCCCCGGACAACGCGTCGGGGTCGCGGTCGATGACGACAGCCACTCGAACGTCGTGGTTATGGAGATGTCGAGCACACGCCAACCCGCCACCGCCGTTGCCGCCGTTTCCGGCCACGACCACTACCGGTTCCTCACCTGTCGCAGCGACCCGATGGGCCAACGTTCGGCCCGCGTTCTCCATCATCTGGAGCAACTGTAGTCCCACGTCCTCGACGGCAACCCGGTCGACATCGCGCATCGTCTCCGCCGTCACGGCCGGCACATGCGTCCCCGACGCCGTCACGAACGCGTCGGTAGTCATATCGATTCTTGGACTCTCAACCACCATTACTGTGTGCCGTTGCGATCGCCGACTAGGGGTTACCTACGGGTTAGCTGACGCTTTTGGTAGCTCAGGTAGTTACCATTCGATACCTACGATGGTATCCCGAAAACATCGAGTGCTGTTGGTGATCGCGCTGGCCGAACTCCTCGCCATGTCGCTGTGGTTCAGCGCGACCGCCGCGGCGCCGGAGTTGGCGGCCGAATGGGGGCTCACCGACGGCGAGACGGCGTGGTTGACCATCGCGGTGCAGTTGGGCTTCGTCGCCGGTGCGCTCCTCTCCTCGGCGCTCACGCTCGCGGACGTAATTCGGCCCCGGTATCTGTTCGCCGGTTCGGCCGTCGCTGGCGCAGTGTTCACGGCCGCCATTGCTGGATTCGTCACGTCGGCCGCGCCAGCCATCGCGCTCCGATTTTTGACCGGCATCGCCTTGGCCGGGGTGTATCCCACCGGGATGAAGATTCTCGCCGGCTGGTTCGAGGAGGGCCGCGGATTCGCAATCGGCATGTTGGTCGGCGCACTGACCGTCGGATCGGCGCTTCCGCACCTGCTCCGAGCCGTCGGCGGCGTCGGACAACCTCGGGTCGTGCTGTACGGGGCCGCAGGCCTGTCGGTTCTCGGTGGGCTGTTGGTCCTCCTCGTCGAACCGGGGCCCCATCAGGCACCGGCGGCACCGTTCGATCCGAGCGCGATCGGTCGCATCCTCCGGGACCGGGGAACGATGCTGGCCAACGGTGGCTACTTCGGGCACATGTGGGAGCTCTACGCCGTCTGGACGTGGATCCCTGCCTACCTGATCGCGAGCATCGCGGCGAACGGCGGGAGCGGCGAGTCGTCGAGTCTCGCCTCGCTCCTGGCGTTCGGCACTATCGCCGTCGGTGGCGTCGGCGCCGTCGTCGCCGGCTCCGCGGCCGACCGGTTCGGTCGGACGCAGACCACGAGCGCGAGCATGGCCATCAGCGGCGTCGCCTGTATCGCCGCGGGATTCGTCTTCGGGTCGTCGTTGCTCGTTCTCGTACCCTTCGTTCTCGTGTGGGGACTCGTCATCGTCGCCGATTCGGCCCAGTTTTCCGCGGCCGTCTCCGAACTCGCCGAAGGGTCCTACGTCGGGACGGCGCTGACGCTCCAGACGGCCATCGGATTCCTCCTGACGACCGTATCGATCCAGCTGATCCCGATGGTCGTGGATCTGGTCGGCTGGCGCTGGGCGTTCGCACCGCTGGCTCTCGGCCCGATTCTCGGGACCTTGTCGATGCAGCGACTTCGGAACCTCCCCGAGGCGACGAAGCTCGCCGGTGGTCGCGGATAGAACGTTCGCCTTCGCGATATCCGTCGGAGTGCTCGTTCACCAGCCGTTCACGAACCTTCGAGCCTGGCTGCCAGAATACTAACTGGCGATGGCTGCCACGCCACGGAGCAGTTGTAATCCGATTGCACGGTCGCCGAAGTCGTATGTGACGACAGCACCGACATCGTTCGGAAGCCACCCGTGACACACTCCCCTCGACGAGCAGCGTTCGAACGCGAGCCGACCGGACGGTACCGACCGTGGCCAGAGGCGGATGCGCCTCAATGTGGATGACCACCCCTGCGTGATGTCGAGAGGAGCGCCATGACGCCGAACGACACCCTCACTAACGACGAAATTATAGCTCGCTTCCGATGAGAACGAGACGCGACCCACGCGCGACGCCACGTCGTCAAGCGCCGAACGAGCAGAACGAAAAATGTCAGTAACTCGTAGAGACGTGTTGGAGGAACTCGATGGACAGAGCGACGCCAGCGCCGGGGAGCGAACGTCGGTCGAGTCGCTCACGGACGCGCTCGCCGTCGACGAACGAACGGTCCGCGAACAACTCGGCGGACTGGAATCGTGCGAGCTAGCTGATATCGACGCTGACGGGCAGGTCAGAATAACCGTAACCGGCGAAGAACTCCTCGCGCTCGATCTCGACGAGATAATCGTCGTCGATCCGGAGAGCGGCCGATCGTGAGCGAGCGCACGGGGCAGACTTATTGATTCCGCCGTCGTCTATGGGTACGAATGCTGGGAGTGGCCACCGATGTCTGAACACGACACGAACCGATCCGCCGAGGACGGCGAGGCAGTTCAGTACGATCCGGCGTCCAGCAGGTACGACGTCTTCGAGTGTCCCGACTGTGACAACGTCGTCCTGGCGCTCGGCCGCGACGACCCACCGATGTCCTGTCACGGGGAGTCGATGCAACGCGTTACCGACTGCGATATCACCGTCAAACCGCCCGACGTCAGACAGGTCCTCCTCGACGCGTTCGGCCTCCCCAAAGCCGGCCTCGACATCTGTCTCTGTGTCATCGGTGAAGGGCCACTCTCGGCGAACGAAGTCGCCGAATCGCTGGGCTACGACCGGAGTACCGTGACGCGGTATCTGAACAAACTCGTCGACATCGGTCTGCTTCGCCGATCCGAACTGAACCGCGAGGCGGGGGGCGTCGTCAACGTCTATCATTCGGTCGACCTGGAGCGGATGCGCCGCGAGACGCTGATCGGCTTTTACATCTGGGCCGGTGAAGCGGCCGCACTCATCGAGGAAGCTAACGTGACGAAACAGGATTACATGGCCGAGAATCCGGACCGCGAACTCCCGGACGTGTTCTGGGAATCGTTCCCCGACAACTGAACGAGACACGTCACCTTCGGTGGCCGTGCAACACCGTTGCGGAGTCGCTACCCCTTATTTGATTCTGCCCGGCGTATCCCGAATCACATGAGCGATTTCGACGTACTCGTCATCGGCGGAGGAACCGGAAACAACGTCGCCTCGGCAGCGGCGGACGCCGGACTCGACACGGCGCTCGTCGAACCGGGACCGCTGGGCGGCACCTGTCTCAACCGTGGATGCAACCCCTCCAAAATGTTGATTCAGGCCGCGAACGCCGTCAACCACGTCCACGATGCCGAGCGCTTCCACGTCGAAGCCACGCTCGACGGCGTGGATCACGCGGCCGTCGTCGACGAGATGGACGACCTGCTGGGGGGCATCGCTACAGACATGGAGACGCGGTACCGCGAGCGGCCCAACCTGACGCTGTTCGACGAGTACACCGAGTTCGTCGACGAACGGACGGTAACGCTCGGCGGCGAATCCGTCACCGCCGACAAGGTCGTCGTCGCGACGGGGAGTCGCCCGGTCGTCCCACCCATCGACGGCCTCAACGAGATCGACTACCTCACGAGCCAAGACGCGCTCTACCGGCGCGAACTCCCGGACAGTCTCGTCATCATGGGAGGTGGCTACATCGCCGTCGAATTAGGGTACGTGTTCGAGACGATGGGCACCGACGTGACCATCGTCGAAATGAACGACCGGCTGGTCCACCGGGAGGATAGCGACGTGGCGGAACTGTTCACGGAACTCGCAGCCGCTCGTCACGACGTGTACACCGGGCACCGCGTCACGGCCGTCGAGGAGACGGCCGACGGCTACGCCGTCCACGCCGAAACCGAGGCCGGTGACGAACTGACCGTCGACGGGAGCGAGGTGCTGGTCGCACTCGGCCGCCGCCCGAACTCCGACTCCCTGAACCTCGACGCTGCTGGCATCGAGGTCGACGACCGCGGATTCGTCGAGACGAACGAATACCTCGAGACGAGTGCGGACAACGTCTGGGCACAGGGCGACGTGGCGGGGAACGCGCTGTTCAAACACTCCGGTGATTACGAAACCCGACACACGGTGGCGAACGTCGTCCACGAGGAACGGCGGACGCTCGACCTCTCCGCGATGCCACACACCATCTTTACCGAGCCACAGATCGCCGGCGTCGGGAAGACCGAGGCGGAACTCGACGACCGTGAGTACGTCGTCGGACGAGCGGACTACGCCGACTCGGCGATGGGTCGCGCGAAGAAACTCGAAGACGGCTTCGTGAAAGTGCTCGCGGCGACCGACGGGACCATTCTGGGCGCGCACGCCATCGGTTACGAGGCGTCGACCCTGCTGCACGAGGCCGTCGTCGCGATGCGGCACGGCCTCACCGTCAAGGACGTTGGCGAGACCATCCACGCCCACCCGACGCTGAGCAAGGTCGTCGAAGCGGCGTTCAGAGACGCGACGAAGTGATCGTCGCCTCTCGACCCGAATCGATGCGCGGTTCCGCATCCGGTGGTGGGCGAAGGAGGTCCATCTCGCTGTGATCCGCGAACGGCTCGGATCGACGATCAGTCACGGGACGAACATCCGAGGGGCGCTCGGAGAGTTGTTCACTCAGGAGTTCTCCTACTCGACGGGCTATCTCGCGACGATACTGAACGGGTGTCTGTTCGCCCCGTCGCTGCTCACGTTCTGGTTCGTCAACGGTGTGATCGACTTCTCTACCGCTATCGCTATCGGGGCCGTCACCACACCCGCCGGCCTGCAACTCCGGCTACTCGCGTACGTCCTCCTCGTTCCGACATTCCTCCTCGTTCGAATGAGTCTCCACCTCCTCCATCCGGACCACCGAACCCAAGTCCTCAACGGATCGTGCCCGAGTTTCCAGCCGCTGAGTCTGGACTGGTTCAGTCTGGGCGTCCTCGCGACGGGACTCCCGCTCGCCCTCCAGAACCTCGGGCCGTGGATCGGGATGAACACCGTCTTTCTCGTGGGCATCTTCGTCGTCCCGCGTTCGCTTCCAGATCACCGAGCGAAGGATGCGAAACTTCTCGCACTCGTCCTCGGCAGTGCGTTGTTTCTCTACGCGAATTATGGGGCTGTGGCCGCACCTCCGTTGCCGTCGCCGGCGACGATACTCGGTCCGGTCGCGACGTTCGCGCTCGACGCGGAGACCACGGAGCGGCTGTTTCGGCTGGTAAACAGCCTTTCGTTCGGCCCCTTCGCCGTGGCCGTCTTCGGCGTGAGTGCGAATCATGTGTTAACCCGCCCCGAATTCACCGACATCCCGATCGTCAGTCACGCGCTTCCACGCCGTGACCCCGACGTCGTCATCGCGACGAGTGCGGCGCTCGGAACCGCGTTCTACCTGGCCGTCGTCGGTCTCATAACGGGTCGCGTTATCCTCGTGCCCTAGACCCGGCTCGATCAGTCCACATCCTGAGCGTCGACCACGTCTCCCGCTTCGAGACGTCCGACACAATCCGCCACCGTTTCCGTCCCGTTCCCCGTCGAACACGGGAACACGCCGACGAGTCGGTCGCCGGCGTAAACCGCCAGACACTGGAGCGGGAGGCGGATCACCTCGCGTCGGTCCGTCGAGACCATCGTCGACCGTTCACACCGCCCGAAGGCCGGTTCGAGGGAGTGATCTTCGCGGTCGGCCCACGCCTCGAACTCGGCAATTCGCGTCTGGATCGACCCCTCTTCGCCTGCAGGAGCGTCGGAAGGCGGATCGACGTACTGCCCCCACACGCGAACCGACACGTCGTCGACGGCGCCGTCGGCTTCCAGTTCACGAAGCCGGTCGAGAACCCTCGAACGGGGATCCTCCGGCGGCGGTGGCGCATCTCGCATCCAGACCACGACGCGGACGGGGTCGGACCGTTCCATCGTCGCTCACCGCCGCCCCCTGAGCTCGGCCGCCCGCTGTTCACCCAGTTCCATCAGTTCCCGGATGAACGACGGCCGTCGGTCGACTTTGGTCGAACAGTGGTACGCCTCACCCATCTCGATCCGACGAACGGTCGTCTTCGAGAACTCGCTCTCGGGCAGGTATCCCTGATCGATCCAGTCGTTCACGCGCTCGATCACCCGAAGCTCCTGGTTCAGCGAGATGTTGCCCGAGAGTTCGTTGCGGCGGTCGGCGATCTCCTCGAGCGAGGACGGTTCGCCCTCGCGCACCTGTGGGTTGATCTGGATCACCCACAACTCGTCCGGCTTCCGGGATGCCTCGACGGTCATCAGGTCGTCGATCGGTGGGTTCTGCGAGAACAGTCCGTCCCAGTGGTAGTGGCCGTTGATTTTCACGGCCTCGAACAGGTTCGGCACGGCCGCGGAGGCGAGGACGGCCTCCGGCGTCACGTCCTCGTTGGTGAACGTCTCGAAGGTACCGGCGTTGACGTTGACCGTCCCGACGACGAGTTCGGGAACGTCACGCCGACAGAGGACGGGAATGTCGTCGAAATCGATGTGTGCCCGAAGGACGCGCTCGATCCGTCGT contains these protein-coding regions:
- a CDS encoding MFS transporter, giving the protein MVSRKHRVLLVIALAELLAMSLWFSATAAAPELAAEWGLTDGETAWLTIAVQLGFVAGALLSSALTLADVIRPRYLFAGSAVAGAVFTAAIAGFVTSAAPAIALRFLTGIALAGVYPTGMKILAGWFEEGRGFAIGMLVGALTVGSALPHLLRAVGGVGQPRVVLYGAAGLSVLGGLLVLLVEPGPHQAPAAPFDPSAIGRILRDRGTMLANGGYFGHMWELYAVWTWIPAYLIASIAANGGSGESSSLASLLAFGTIAVGGVGAVVAGSAADRFGRTQTTSASMAISGVACIAAGFVFGSSLLVLVPFVLVWGLVIVADSAQFSAAVSELAEGSYVGTALTLQTAIGFLLTTVSIQLIPMVVDLVGWRWAFAPLALGPILGTLSMQRLRNLPEATKLAGGRG
- a CDS encoding dihydrolipoyl dehydrogenase family protein is translated as MSDFDVLVIGGGTGNNVASAAADAGLDTALVEPGPLGGTCLNRGCNPSKMLIQAANAVNHVHDAERFHVEATLDGVDHAAVVDEMDDLLGGIATDMETRYRERPNLTLFDEYTEFVDERTVTLGGESVTADKVVVATGSRPVVPPIDGLNEIDYLTSQDALYRRELPDSLVIMGGGYIAVELGYVFETMGTDVTIVEMNDRLVHREDSDVAELFTELAAARHDVYTGHRVTAVEETADGYAVHAETEAGDELTVDGSEVLVALGRRPNSDSLNLDAAGIEVDDRGFVETNEYLETSADNVWAQGDVAGNALFKHSGDYETRHTVANVVHEERRTLDLSAMPHTIFTEPQIAGVGKTEAELDDREYVVGRADYADSAMGRAKKLEDGFVKVLAATDGTILGAHAIGYEASTLLHEAVVAMRHGLTVKDVGETIHAHPTLSKVVEAAFRDATK
- a CDS encoding NAD(P)H-hydrate epimerase, with protein sequence MTTDAFVTASGTHVPAVTAETMRDVDRVAVEDVGLQLLQMMENAGRTLAHRVAATGEEPVVVVAGNGGNGGGGLACARHLHNHDVRVAVVIDRDPDALSGAAAQQYGILDATDVSVTSGVEELAAFDRIGVVVDALIGYGLDGPIRDPARGLVEETNRRGSRVVSLDVPSGIDATTGETLGAAVHPETTVTLAVPKTGLRTCPGQLVLADIGIPRVVYDRLDIAYDDPFGREWWIELATGD
- a CDS encoding redoxin domain-containing protein translates to MLPEGTAAPEFTLPGTAMDRDAIEMSTYSLADALQRGPVIINFYLFDFHPECTEHMCSLHDLLWFDLDDRVTVFGISTDRSFSHRAFAETEELAFALLSDSDGSVAESYDVFYEEFDGHKRIAKRSVFVVDTDGTIRYAWSTDDPTAQPDFSAVKDTLERLQIARADD
- a CDS encoding cupredoxin domain-containing protein; protein product: MIRERLGSTISHGTNIRGALGELFTQEFSYSTGYLATILNGCLFAPSLLTFWFVNGVIDFSTAIAIGAVTTPAGLQLRLLAYVLLVPTFLLVRMSLHLLHPDHRTQVLNGSCPSFQPLSLDWFSLGVLATGLPLALQNLGPWIGMNTVFLVGIFVVPRSLPDHRAKDAKLLALVLGSALFLYANYGAVAAPPLPSPATILGPVATFALDAETTERLFRLVNSLSFGPFAVAVFGVSANHVLTRPEFTDIPIVSHALPRRDPDVVIATSAALGTAFYLAVVGLITGRVILVP
- a CDS encoding cupredoxin domain-containing protein, with protein sequence MAIDDIDRRTLLRLGGVAAIGALAGCNSQQGSEATSTATTTPTSTATATEASGTNPPGADQLGGPDDLQSSATVEATMLSSDQGAGQHVNTPAVVWVEQGATVTWNIAEGSHSITAYHPDFDRSLRIPEGATAFDSGILSAGESFEHTFDTPGVYNYFCRPHEGLGMVGLVVVGQPQEGPGTTTTADIELSAAAQSLTRLLDVAGIVASEGGTTNAYAWQDATWDSYWYSLYNMSTNIAMSGNGVQFPHNDAQRQQFEQRVPAMLQHADVDKPPIKNPNLNMAAFTEGDPHFTQKPVFDSGDGRPDASTLQWDMSKSSKVVSPSSVAWTHLKGVTWAKNFQKHFETLPPGIAAKFRAQMLTTLAQIGTNATLIAGGPDGNGALTKGDSLELVSEFRPSDGTVVDDTARPNHHSAMLWFLSDLTSLAQNGWFGYVNPEPLIPNGKIQQLADGMAQTTMNLFDPSDVADMGSTRDLGQMLGAVGWYGTHAGSDELRAAAASYADDLAAEVDAHLEGNGHVADGVANGAATQGAVGQGLLWASQIDGVDHRDTAEAVLGYLLDELWDEDAGTFATGTDASTYRITSRDAGDVTGGLNAADALLDLDVQEVYARYFNGTFNRGRLQRAERPNSRDEGAEFTLPLPPAAGGEYGQAAVYNDAVEYDTGADEWSVVDDTFTTSWALYTANQDIWIGNWAGDFFQGRGVPGRSDQPPEGA
- a CDS encoding patatin-like phospholipase family protein; its protein translation is MSDSTKVAIACQGGGSHTAFTAGVLKELLREWDDEYELVGISGTSGGAFNALATWYGLVTADAERSIELLDEIWEDLAANSPSDRVTNEWVVGLSRIESSGLPFPQISPYQNPGSNLGKRRIERVLRAHIDFDDIPVLCRRDVPELVVGTVNVNAGTFETFTNEDVTPEAVLASAAVPNLFEAVKINGHYHWDGLFSQNPPIDDLMTVEASRKPDELWVIQINPQVREGEPSSLEEIADRRNELSGNISLNQELRVIERVNDWIDQGYLPESEFSKTTVRRIEMGEAYHCSTKVDRRPSFIRELMELGEQRAAELRGRR
- a CDS encoding L,D-transpeptidase, with amino-acid sequence MERSDPVRVVVWMRDAPPPPEDPRSRVLDRLRELEADGAVDDVSVRVWGQYVDPPSDAPAGEEGSIQTRIAEFEAWADREDHSLEPAFGRCERSTMVSTDRREVIRLPLQCLAVYAGDRLVGVFPCSTGNGTETVADCVGRLEAGDVVDAQDVD
- a CDS encoding helix-turn-helix domain-containing protein, translated to MSEHDTNRSAEDGEAVQYDPASSRYDVFECPDCDNVVLALGRDDPPMSCHGESMQRVTDCDITVKPPDVRQVLLDAFGLPKAGLDICLCVIGEGPLSANEVAESLGYDRSTVTRYLNKLVDIGLLRRSELNREAGGVVNVYHSVDLERMRRETLIGFYIWAGEAAALIEEANVTKQDYMAENPDRELPDVFWESFPDN
- a CDS encoding winged helix-turn-helix transcriptional regulator — its product is MSDDDTEADAATQLEVWCAGEDWCPVTTTASLIGKKWHPVIIHRLLEHGPSGFNELKADVDGISSKVLSSSLDDLEEKQIVDREIISEKPVRVQYSLTKHGRSLEPVIFSMRDWGLEHLTEPDEDESSVA